DNA from Parvularcula marina:
CAGGGGGATGAGCTTCCACTCGCTGATGGCAAGGTGCTCGCCACCCTCAAACATATGACCGGGCACGGACAGCCAGAAAGCGGCACCAATGTCGGCCCGTCGAATATTTCCGAACGCATTCTCCGCGAAGCTTTCTTCCCCCCCTTCGAACAGGTCGTGCAGCGCACGAATATCCTCAGCCTGATGGCCTCCTATAACGAGATCGACGGCGTTCCGTCGCACGCCAATGGCTGGCTTCTCAATGATATCCTGCGCGGCGAATGGGGCTTTGAAGGCGGCGTCGTCAGTGACTACTGGGGCATCGACGATCTCGTCCGCCTGCACCATGTCGAGCCCGATCTCGAAGGCGCCGCCGTCCGTTCGCTGAAAGCCGGGGTCGATTTCGATCTGCCCGACGGTCAGGCCTTCGTCTTCCTCCCCAAAGCGCTTGAGGAAGGCAAAGTCTCGATGGACGAGATCGACACGGCCGTCCGCCGGATGCTTCGCATCAAATTCGAGGCGGGCCTATTTGAGAACCCCTATTCAGATGCGGACTATGCCGAAGAGATCACCGACAATGACGAGGCCCGGGCGCTGGCTGAAGAAGCTGCCCGCAAATCTGTCGTTCTCCTCAAGAATGACGGCCTCCTCCCGCTGACTGCTAGCGATTACAAGCGTATTGCCGTCATTGGTCCGAATGCGGATGCAACCCGCCTCGGCGGTTATTCCGACGTACCGACCCGCGTGATCAACGTGCTTGATGGCATCAAGGCCGAGGTCGGTGACGACGCGGAGATCGTCCATCATCAGGGTGTGAAGATCGTCGAGGACGGCGACTGGTGGCGCGATGAGATTGTGCCTGCCGACCGCGACGAAAACCTCGCCATGATCAAGCAGGCGGTCCGTACCGCCCGCAAGGCTGACCTCATCATCCTTGTTATTGGCGGCACCGAAGCCACCTCGCGTGAGGGCTGGGCCGATAACCACCTTGGCGACCGCACCGATATCGAACTCGTCGGTGAGCAGAAGGAACTGGCCGAAGCCATGTTCAAGCTCGGCAAGCCGGTGGTCACGGTGCTGATCAACGGCAAACCACTCGGCGTCGATGATGTGGCCGAGAAAACCGACGCGCTCGTCGAGGGCTGGTATCTCGGTCAGGAAGGCGGCACCGCCATGGCCGAGATCCTCTTCGGCAAGGCAAATCCGGGCGGCAAGCTGCCAGTCACGATTGCCCGCAGCGTCGGCCAATTGCCTCTTCTCTATAACCGCAAGCCGAGCGCCCTTCGCGGCTATCTCTTTGATACGACCGAGCCGCTTTATCCCTTCGGCTACGGGCTGAGCTACACGACGTTCGAGATTTCCGAGCCCACTTTATCGGCAAGTACGATCGGCACGGACGGCACGGTCACTGTCTCGGCCAGCGTCACCAATACCGGTGAGGTGGAAGGCGACGAAGTGGTCCAGCTCTACATCCGCGATGAGATCAGCTCGGTCACACGGCCGGTCAAAGAGCTTCGCGGTTTTGAGCGCATCACGCTCGCGCCGGGTGAGAGCAAGACGGTCGAGTTCGAGCTTGGCGAAGAGGATTTCCGGATGTGGGACGCGCAGATGAAGCGCGTTGTTGAACCGGGCACCTTCCAGATTATGGTGGGCCCGAATTCGGTCGATCTGAAATCCGTCGCACTTGAGATCACGGGCTGAACGGCCGGACAAGGGAGAGATTATCATGACCCGTCAAAACTGGCTTCTGACAACCGCCGCATCCGCCCTCCTCCTTACCGCCTGCGGCGGCAAGGAGGATGCAGCGGATACGGATAAAAAAGCCGCTGCCTATACCAAAGCTGACGACCCGAATGTCCACCCGGAAATCTGGCCCAAGGGCCAGAGCCCGGTCGAGCGCGATGAAGCCATCGAAGAACGCGTCGCTGAAATCCTCGCCGGCATGACGCTGGAACAAAAAGTCGGTCAGGTCATTCAGGGCGACATTGGGGCGACGACCCCTGATGATGTCGCCAAATACCATCTTGGCTCGGTCCTCAATGGCGGGAACTCCGCGCCCAAAGGCGACCTGCGTATCTCTCCGACGGAATGGCTAGCCCTTGCCGATGAGTTCTGGGATGCATCCGTCGGCCCGGACGGCGACGGCATACCAGCGATCTGGGGTACGGACGCCGTGCACGGACATTCAAACATCATTGGCGCCACGATCTTTCCGCATAATATCGGGCTTGGCGCCGCCAATGACCCCGAGCTGATCCGCCGGATCGGCGAGGTGACCGCGCTCGAAATCGCTGTGACCGGGCTCGACTGGACCTTTGCCCCGACCGTTGCGACCCCGCGCGATGACCGCTGGGGCCGGACCTATGAGGGCTATTCCGAAGGCCCGGAGATTGTCGGTGCCTATGCGGCCGAAATGGTCAAGGGCCTTCAGGGTGAGGCGGGGACGGATGAATTCCTCGGCCCCGATAAGGTGATCTCCACCGTCAAGCACTTCCTCGGCGATGGTGGCACGAAAGACGGTATCGACCAGGGCGAGACCATCGCCACGGAAGAAGAGCTGCGCGATATCCACGCTGCGGGCTATATCCCCGCCATCAATGCCGGGGTGCAGTCGGCCATGGCCAGCTATTCGAGCTGGAACGGCCGCAAGATGCACGGCAACAAATCGCTCTTGTCGGATGTACTGGTCGATCAGCTCGGCTTTGACGGTTTCGTCGTCGGCGACTGGAACGGACACGGACAGATCAAGGATTGCGTGCCGACCGACTGCCTGCAATCGATCATGGCCGGGCTCGACATGTATATGGCGCCCGACAGCTGGAGGGGTCTCTATGAGAGCACCCTTGGCTACGCGAAATCGGGCGATCTGCCGATGGACCGTCTCGACGAGGCCGTCTCGAGGATCCTGCGGGTGAAACTCACCGCAGGTGTCTGGGAGAAGGGCCGCCCCTCGACACGGCCACTTGCCGGACAATGGGAGCTGCTCGGCGCGCCTGAGCACCGCGCTGTCGCACGCGAGGCTGTACGCAAATCTCTCGTCCTCCTCAAGAATGACGGCACGCTGCCAATTTCTCCGGGGGCGAATGTTCTGGTCACGGGCGCCGGCGCCAATGACATGAACATGCAGACCGGCGGCTGGACGATCTCTTGGCAGGGCACAGGCAATGCTCGCGAGGACTTCCCGAATGCCGACACGATTTGGGAAGGCATCGAGGCAACTGTCAACGCTTCGGGCGGCACGGCGACTTTGAGCGAGGACGGCTCTTACGAGACCGCGCCCGATGTTGCCATCGTCGTCTTCGGTGAAACACCCTATGCGGAGTTTCAGGGTGACCGGCCACACGTCGATTTCATGGACAATGCTGGCCTGAATGCCCTCACTTCCTATCAGGAAGCGGGTATCCCGGCTGTGGCTGTCTTCATTTCGGGCCGGCCGCTCTATGTGAACCCGGAACTGAATGCATCGAATGCTTTCCTTGCAGCCTGGCTGCCGGGCAGTGAAGGCGGTGGCGTCGCTGATGTTCTCTTCACAGATGCAGCAGGAAACACCCGTTACGACTTTACAGGCAGGCTCTCCTACTCTTGGCCAAAACGGCCGGATCAGGCGGTGCTGAATGTCGGGGATGCGGATTACGATCCGCTCTTTGCTTACGGCACGGGCCTTTCCTATGGCGATGACGGCAATCTCGAAGAGCTGCCTACGGACTATGTCGTCGCGGGTGGCGGCTCTGACATCGTCTTTGACGAAGGCTCATCAGGTGACTGGCGCATGTCGGTCGTCACGGCCTACTCTCCTCCAGTGCAGGTCGAGGATGTGACAGCCGAGACGCAGGATGGCGCCCTCCGCCTCTCGCGGATCGACCGCGAAGCGCAGGAAGACTCGCTCGTCCTTGATTGGTCGGGAGCTGCGGAAGCTTCGTTCATCGTCAGTGGCGGCCCCGTCGACTGGTCTCGTCAGGCCAATGGCGAGCTTGCGCTGCAAGTCGATTATCGCCTTGATGAACCGCTGAGCGGGCCGATCTCCCTTGGCATGGGCTGTGGTGAAGATTGCGGCGCAGACTTCACTCTTCCGGGAACGGATAGTGTCGGCGAGTGGCAATCCGCCACGATCCGGCTCAGCTGTTTCGGCGATGCCGGACTTGACCTGACCGCCATTGACCGGCCGCTGGTTCTCACCTCGGCAGCGGACAACAAGCTGTCCATGTCCTTTGCGGGACTTGCGACGTCACCGGGCGGCACTGCCTGCCCCGAATAACCACAATCGGCTTACGGACGATATTTCAGAAAAGTATTGACCGTAAGCCGCCCTTCCCTCGGATCCGGATTAAACGAAAATCCCGGCGGGATCATGCCGCAGTGAAGTGTGTGGCCCTGATAAACGAGAATACGGTTATATCGCCCCGCGAAAAAGGCGGTCTGTTCATACCGCTGGGTTGACCCCTGAATGTACCCTTCCGGCGGCTCCCCATCTTCGGCAAGATCCTGTTCGGTGGCAGCCCGATAGGCTTCATGCCGTTCGGCATTGACGGATTCAAATCCCGTCCGCCCATGACGGAAAAAGGACGTACCAGTCTCTTCATCGTCCTGTCGTCCGATGAAATGCAGCACAGCCAGTGTGCAAATATCCGTTCCGTCAATATGCGGCACCCGCTGATAGGGCACGAGCTGTTCAGGCGGCGTTGTCACCAGCGAAAAAGATGTCTCCTCCGCCGTGAGGCTGCCCCCATTCCAACCGAAGGCCTCAAAGATAGGCTTCTCCAATGCCCGGGAAAGCGCGGTGGCATAATCCATGGGCGCCGCCGCGCGAATGCCTGGATAATATTGCGATCTGACCGACCAGTCCGATTGCGCCGCCAGATCAATCAGCCGTTCCGCCCCGCTCAACGCGTTATCAATGATCAGAACGGGGAGCCGTTCATCCCCGATCAGCTCATGATTGATCTCGGCCCGCGGCGCTCCCTGCGACATGCCTATTCACCCTCCGTTGACTGAAGATGAGTGGCAATCGCCCGAACGGTGTCGACCCAGATCTCATCCTGATGCGCGGAAAGCCAGTCGAGTAGTTCCTCATGCGCCTCGACTGAGACGGAGAGATAATCGCCGCCAATACCATGGAAAGTCAGCGTCCCGATACCGCCTGAGGCGAGTACTTCCTCCGCATAGGCGATCAGCTCCTTGCCGGTCACCTCCGTCGGCCCCCATGTGGCCAGCCGCGCAAAGTCGATCTCACCGCGGTCGATCCAGTCAGTGGCTGTTGAGACGCCGCGGGAAGCAACGAACATCGGTGCCAGAGCATCAACATATGACTCACCGCCCGCCAGTACATCGCCGCAGGGATAAGCATAGGTCCGGCTCTCTTTCCCATCGACAAGTTGGAGGACGAAATTCGTCATCTCCGCTTCCATCCTGATGCGTTCGACCGTGTAAAGATCGAGGTCAGCTTCAGGCGTCACCCAGTCACGGCCCGGCCGAGATCCCTGACAGGGATGATGGAGCGTATGATTGCCGAGCTCATGACCATTCGCCGCCGCCGCTCGCCAGTCCTCCAGCCGTGCAGGGAAGCCCTCCCGGCCGATCGTCACATAAAAGGTTGCCTTGAACCCATGGCGGTCGAGCGCCGGCAGAGCATTGTCGAGCTGGCTTTCGAGCGAGTCGTCATAGGTCAGCGCCAATGCCGCCTTTCGACCATTGGGGAACCGCTCGGCCGCCCCCGCCACACCGCTGAAACCGATACAGATCGCCAGCATCGCCGCTGCAACTCGCCCTGCTCTCATCATCTCCTCCGCCGATCCTTTGGACCTTTTATGTCCGGGCTCTGTCCTGCCCGGCCCGCTGATGTTAGCGTTACCACGTTAAAGGGCCTCGCCCAAACGAGCCTATCCAGCAACCTTGCGCCATCGCTACGCAGGATAAACAAAAAAACCTCCGGGAGGGACAACATGCGACACCAGAGAGGTGTGAAGCTATTTCACCTAATCCTTATTTCCTTCCTTGTGCAGATTTCCGTAGCTCACAGTGAAACCTGCGAAGCGCCTCTCTCTGTCTGCGCAACGGACCAAGGAAGCGGATTTCCTTTGATCACGGACGGCACACCGGTTCCGCTTCTGATCTCCGTTAAGGATCTCAAGCCGGTCCTGAGAGCTTCCGAGGATCTAGTCGCGGACCTAGAGCGCGTCGGCGGCCAGCCAATGGCACGAATGTCGTCTGGTGAAGAGGCTGAATTCGCCGTTATCGTCGGTTCACTTCAGTCCCCGCTGATCCGTCAACTCCTCGATAGTGGCAAGCTCGACACGGCGGAAATTGAAGGAAAATGGGAAGCCTACCTCCAAACCGTGATTGACGATCCCCTGCCCGGCATAGATCGCGCGCTGGTCATTGCGGGATCGGATGCCCGCGGCACCGTTTACGGCATCTATGACTTGCTGGAACGTAGCGGCGTCTCCCCTTGGGAATGGTGGGCTGATGTTCCTATCCGTCAGCAGACATTTCTTTACGTCACGCCCGGCCGGAAAACGGATGCGCCGGTCGTCAAATATCGAGGCATTTTCCTCAATGATGAGAACCCCGCCCTTTATGGCTGGGTGAACGAGACATATGGCGGCTTCAACGCCGATTTCTACGAACGCGTTTTCCAGCTGATTCTTCGTCAGAAGGGGAATTATCTCTGGCCCGCCATGTGGGGGAAAGCGTTCTATGATGATGATCCGATGAACCAAGTGACCGCCGAAGAATATGGCATCGTCATCGGCACCTCGCATCACGAACCGCTTCTCCGCGCGCATGTCGAATGGGAACGCCATGGCGAAGGCGCATGGGACTATACAAAGAATGCGGAGAAACTGCGCGATTTCTGGCGCGGCGGCATGAAACGTATGGGCGGTGAAGAAACGATCGTCACTGTCGGCATGCGCGGCGATGGCGATGAGGCCATGACCGAAGGCACGGCCATCGACCTGCTCGAAACAATTGTCCGTGATCAGCGTAAAATTATTGCGGATGTCACCGGCAAGCCTGCCTCAGAGCAGCCTCAGATCTGGGCCCTCTATAAGGAAGTGCAGGATTATTACGACAAGGGCATGGAAGTGCCGGACGATGTCACCCTGCTCTTTGCGGATGACAATTGGGGCCAGATCCGGCGCCTGCCCGACCCTGCGGCCAAACGGCCCGGTGGGTACGGGGTCTATTATCATTTCGACTATGTC
Protein-coding regions in this window:
- a CDS encoding glycoside hydrolase family 3 N-terminal domain-containing protein; this encodes MTKKFLAVTVSIAALTGLALPAASATIAESTVTAQETPLYKQADADTDARIEDLLSRMTLEEKIVQITTIWTNKTDVFDDDGNFDPEKAKEKFPNGIGHFARPNDLSGPSSPLERPFRDERNTVALTNAIQKYAAEETRLGIPVLFHEEGLHGYAARGATSFPQAIALASSWDPELLRQVYTIAGREIRARGAHLVLSPVVDVSRDPRWGRIEETYGEDPYLVGELGVAAVRGFQGDELPLADGKVLATLKHMTGHGQPESGTNVGPSNISERILREAFFPPFEQVVQRTNILSLMASYNEIDGVPSHANGWLLNDILRGEWGFEGGVVSDYWGIDDLVRLHHVEPDLEGAAVRSLKAGVDFDLPDGQAFVFLPKALEEGKVSMDEIDTAVRRMLRIKFEAGLFENPYSDADYAEEITDNDEARALAEEAARKSVVLLKNDGLLPLTASDYKRIAVIGPNADATRLGGYSDVPTRVINVLDGIKAEVGDDAEIVHHQGVKIVEDGDWWRDEIVPADRDENLAMIKQAVRTARKADLIILVIGGTEATSREGWADNHLGDRTDIELVGEQKELAEAMFKLGKPVVTVLINGKPLGVDDVAEKTDALVEGWYLGQEGGTAMAEILFGKANPGGKLPVTIARSVGQLPLLYNRKPSALRGYLFDTTEPLYPFGYGLSYTTFEISEPTLSASTIGTDGTVTVSASVTNTGEVEGDEVVQLYIRDEISSVTRPVKELRGFERITLAPGESKTVEFELGEEDFRMWDAQMKRVVEPGTFQIMVGPNSVDLKSVALEITG
- a CDS encoding glycoside hydrolase family 3 protein, encoding MTRQNWLLTTAASALLLTACGGKEDAADTDKKAAAYTKADDPNVHPEIWPKGQSPVERDEAIEERVAEILAGMTLEQKVGQVIQGDIGATTPDDVAKYHLGSVLNGGNSAPKGDLRISPTEWLALADEFWDASVGPDGDGIPAIWGTDAVHGHSNIIGATIFPHNIGLGAANDPELIRRIGEVTALEIAVTGLDWTFAPTVATPRDDRWGRTYEGYSEGPEIVGAYAAEMVKGLQGEAGTDEFLGPDKVISTVKHFLGDGGTKDGIDQGETIATEEELRDIHAAGYIPAINAGVQSAMASYSSWNGRKMHGNKSLLSDVLVDQLGFDGFVVGDWNGHGQIKDCVPTDCLQSIMAGLDMYMAPDSWRGLYESTLGYAKSGDLPMDRLDEAVSRILRVKLTAGVWEKGRPSTRPLAGQWELLGAPEHRAVAREAVRKSLVLLKNDGTLPISPGANVLVTGAGANDMNMQTGGWTISWQGTGNAREDFPNADTIWEGIEATVNASGGTATLSEDGSYETAPDVAIVVFGETPYAEFQGDRPHVDFMDNAGLNALTSYQEAGIPAVAVFISGRPLYVNPELNASNAFLAAWLPGSEGGGVADVLFTDAAGNTRYDFTGRLSYSWPKRPDQAVLNVGDADYDPLFAYGTGLSYGDDGNLEELPTDYVVAGGGSDIVFDEGSSGDWRMSVVTAYSPPVQVEDVTAETQDGALRLSRIDREAQEDSLVLDWSGAAEASFIVSGGPVDWSRQANGELALQVDYRLDEPLSGPISLGMGCGEDCGADFTLPGTDSVGEWQSATIRLSCFGDAGLDLTAIDRPLVLTSAADNKLSMSFAGLATSPGGTACPE
- a CDS encoding DUF6445 family protein is translated as MSQGAPRAEINHELIGDERLPVLIIDNALSGAERLIDLAAQSDWSVRSQYYPGIRAAAPMDYATALSRALEKPIFEAFGWNGGSLTAEETSFSLVTTPPEQLVPYQRVPHIDGTDICTLAVLHFIGRQDDEETGTSFFRHGRTGFESVNAERHEAYRAATEQDLAEDGEPPEGYIQGSTQRYEQTAFFAGRYNRILVYQGHTLHCGMIPPGFSFNPDPREGRLTVNTFLKYRP
- a CDS encoding polysaccharide deacetylase family protein is translated as MMRAGRVAAAMLAICIGFSGVAGAAERFPNGRKAALALTYDDSLESQLDNALPALDRHGFKATFYVTIGREGFPARLEDWRAAAANGHELGNHTLHHPCQGSRPGRDWVTPEADLDLYTVERIRMEAEMTNFVLQLVDGKESRTYAYPCGDVLAGGESYVDALAPMFVASRGVSTATDWIDRGEIDFARLATWGPTEVTGKELIAYAEEVLASGGIGTLTFHGIGGDYLSVSVEAHEELLDWLSAHQDEIWVDTVRAIATHLQSTEGE